The following proteins come from a genomic window of Athalia rosae chromosome 1, iyAthRosa1.1, whole genome shotgun sequence:
- the LOC105687089 gene encoding coiled-coil domain-containing protein 50, with protein MAKSVLTSDTLPKAGRVNEVCREWLVHEDGALAYRLQDEEIKEHYTGNKVRNAQVREDLPKAKVEQELEALRYHSIIQQQEEKDALVAKQVALNLEREERHKEKMLQERMRRQLRLDDETAQLEAQLELQKRIQEEKDQELARKLQLEEEEATAEAEDGTVDEQLIIDQKIAMEAQDAELARMLQDRERAKARRARERAKQKKLEKQQLQLLEEQNAAEKPQRPDKLDLKVQHGKNKPRANYSQYPDPEEIHVLESSLNDMKEMPNVAAMIDPTYNGNTHRSSSSSSSNTTSPAYVLPTPPHELMDDDAPCYMPIQGQRRNQIQSPSHVHEEKQKRRVKDGCKHQ; from the exons ATGGCGAAATCTGTGCTAACTTCTGACACTCTTCCCAAGGCAGGAAGAGTAAACGAAG TGTGTCGGGAGTGGCTCGTTCACGAAGATGGAGCATTGGCCTACAGACTACAAGATGAAGAGA TAAAAGAACATTATACTGGAAACAAGGTGCGCAATGCTCAAGTACGTGAGGATTTACCAAAGGCCAAGGTTGAACAAGAACTCGAAGCCCTTCGATATCATTCTATAATTCAACAACA AGAGGAGAAGGATGCTCTTGTTGCGAAACAAGTTGCTTTGAATTTAGAACGAGAAGAACgccataaagaaaaaatgctGCAGGAACGTATGAGACGGCAGCTCAGACTGGATGATGAAACAGCACAACTTGAAGCTCAATTAGAATTGCAAAAGCGCATTCAGGAAGAAAAAGATCAG GAATTGGCAAGAAAATTACAactggaagaagaagaagctacTGCCGAAGCGGAAGATGGTACAGTAGATGAACAGTTAATAATTGATCAAAAGATAGCCATGGAAGCTCAAGATGCAGAGCTGGCAAGAATGTTGCAAGATAGAGAACGTGCCAAAGCACGCAGAGCAAGAGAGCGAGCAAAACAGAAGAAGCTAGAAAAGCAGCAGCTCCAATTGCTCGAGGAGCAAAATGCTGCTGAAAAGCCGCAGAGGCCCGATAAGTTGGATCTCAAAGTGCAACATGGAAAGAATAAGCCACGTGCTAATTACTCACAGTATCCAGATCCTGAGGAAATTCATGTCTTGGAAAGTTCGCTAAATGATATGAAAGAGATGCCGAATGTTGCTGCCATGATTGATCCAACCTACAATGGTAATACACACCGGAGCTCTTCGAGCAGCTCAAGTAACACAACTAGCCCGGCTTATGTTTTACCAACACCGCCTCACGAGCTTATGGATGACGATGCACCGTGTTACATGCCGATACAAGGGCAAAGACGCAATCAGATTCAATCTCCTTCGCACGTGCACGAAGAGAAACAGAAACGTCGGGTAAAAGATGGATGTAAGCATCAGTAA
- the LOC105687087 gene encoding exosome component 10, whose translation MSSVTNEQVLNKGNDEVKSELKNSQEVEVVEILPGYTKFDDFVNAGFEALKNGIKVANSFPSGQKYDYYNCFPNFRNIVNGEIKNVLDCMQNVIGATGVRGNIRRRDIEEKFELLVEANDILLERAGICMDEASGILRNPDLELVVSQSTPVAVSGSWNNPTSCSETQQSKLASNQSPVIRLLAAKNIQRPQLKFEDKIDNSSNTLWQPRISDKPNSLKPLALFIEEDEAGEYFSHPYEFELDRFTPAKHQLDPRIPVKYKSLDDTPIIMIERKEDVQILLNDLRNHTEIAVDLEHHSYRSFLGITCLMQISTRDTDYLIDTLTLRSHLHVLNEIFTKPSILKVFHGAGSDIEWLQRDLSLYVVNMFDTHIAAKQLNLPYLSLAYLLKQHCGVDPNKHFQLADWRIRPLPEELMKYAREDTHYLLYIKDKLTNALLDQANGQSNILKAIYDRSTDICKKVYRKPVWTEDSCMGIYRKSKKIFNNKQLYALRELHKWRDMISRQEDDSIGYVLPNHMLLNMAESLPREMQGILACCNPIPPLVRQNSLWLHKIILKAREQPMIKPILEDDIRQRMTQRHQTTDLETVILYSPHDMPQGMEVRADLPCLLDPNRSAEIRPLENNVPHCVTVFDSPLQSEDEDADGSSRRCKKRTVFISPFERYKRVLPMIAAEEAKEREKQEKQESDRLKSLDKSQKETIESIERVHEHFMNVVTAVTVPVREEQPATVSSTQPAESINTNKKDYKSLSQMKGRKRKRQSNYHDDVQPTTSQIDLSTPVPFLHKKAQPNHKQDGKNVRSDTPRKQKPRSRSNFVEDVPHGENNVGPSFKAMRNNTKREKQANRNNLASRGMLPEQSFDYKNVDFSSFQGGSRTQNRGQLPFQAQNKKKNFRGNRGKGNRGKKQKWN comes from the exons ATGAGTTCTGTTACGAATGAGCAAGTTCTGAATAAAGGGAACGATGAGGTCAAAAGCGAATTGAAAAACTCTCAGGAAGTGGAGGTCGTAGAAATTCTACCGGGATACACAAAGTTCGACGACTTCGTCAAT GCCGGATTTGAGGCGTTAAAGAATGGTATCAAAGTAGCCAACAGCTTTCCGAGTGGTCAAAAGTACGATTATTACAACtgctttccaaattttcgcAATATTGTTAACGGCGAAATCAAAAATGTTTTGGATTGCATGCAAAATGTTATCGGAGCTACCGGTGTCAGAGGTAACATTAGACGTCgtgatattgaagaaaaattcgaacttCTGGTCGAAGCTAATGACATTCTTCTTGAGAGAGCA GGAATATGTATGGATGAAGCATCTGGAATCCTTAGAAATCCAGACTTGGAATTGGTGGTATCACAGAGTACGCCCGTAGCTGTGAGTGGTAGCTGGAATAATCCTACTTCTTGTTCAGAGACTCAGCAGTCAAAATTAGCAAGCAATCAGTCCCCAGTGATTCGATTACTGGCAGCAAAGAATATTCAACGACCGCAGCTGAAGTTTGAGGATAAAATTGACAACAGCTCCAACACTCTCTGGCAACCCAGAATTAGCGATAAACCAAACTCATTAAAACCATTAGCTCTCTTCATAGAAGAAGATGAAGCCGGAGAGTATTTCAGCCATCCATACGAATTTGAACTTGATAGGTTCACACCAGCAAAACATCAATTGGACCCACGTATTCCTGTCAAATATAAGTCTTTAGATGATACgccaataataatgatcgaaagaaaagaagatgtCCAAATTCTGTTGAACGATTTGCGTAACCATACCGAAATTGCCGTCGATTTGGAGCATCATTCCTATAGATCCTTTCTAGGCATAACATGTCTGATGCAAATATCAACTAGAGACACAGATTATTTAATTGATACATTAACACTTCGGTCGCATCTGCACgttttgaatgaaatattcaccAAACCGTCTATTCTCAAAGTCTTTCACGGTGCTGGAAGTGATATCGAGTGGCTTCAAAGAGATTTGTCACTTTATGTCGTGAATATGTTTGACACTCACATAGCAGCAAAGCAATTGAACTTACCATACCTAAGTTTAGCGTATCTGTTGAAGCAACATTGTGGGGTCGATCCAAACAAGCACTTTCAATTAGCTGATTGGCGTATCAGACCTCTACCTGAAGAGTTGATGAAGTATGCGAGAGAAGAtactcattatttattatatatcaaAGATAAATTAACAAACGCCTTGTTAGACCAAGCCAATGGTCAAAGTAATATCTTAAAAGCGATTTATGACCGAAGTACAGATATCTGTAAAAAAGTTTATAGAAAACCTGTCTGGACGGAGGATAGTTGTATGGGCATCTATCGTAAGAGCAAGAAGATCTTTAATAATAAACAACTGTACGCACTCAGAGAGTTGCATAAATGGCGAGATATGATTAGCAGACAGGAAGATGACAGTATTGGCTATGTTCTACCAAATCACATGCTATTAAACATGGCCGAAAGCttaccccgtgaaatgcaGGGTATTTTAGCTTGCTGTAATCCAATACCACCGTTGGTACGACAGAATTCATTGTGGCttcataaaataattttaaaagcACGGGAGCAGCCCATGATCAAACCCATCCTTGAGGATGATATCAGGCAACGCATGACCCAACGTCACCAAACCACAGACCTGGAAACTGTGATTCTGTACTCACCTCACGACATGCCACAAGGAATGGAAGTCAGAGCTGATTTACCATGTCTACTGGATCCGAATCGTTCAGCTGAAATTCGTCCACTTGAAAATAATGTTCCCCATTGTGTTACAGTGTTCGACAGTCCCCTGCAGTCAgag GATGAAGATGCGGATGGAAGTAGTAGgagatgtaaaaaaagaacggtGTTCATCAGTCCTTTTGAACGTTATAAACGTGTATTACCAATGATAGCTGCAGAAGAAGctaaggaaagagaaaagcaaGAGAAGCAAGAATCCGATCGATTAAAATCATTAGATAAAAGTCAGAAGGAAACAATAGAAAGTATTGAAAGGGTACATGAACACTTTATGAATGTAGTCACAGCAGTGACCGTTCCGGTCAGGGAAGAGCAACCGGCTACTGTTAGTTCCACTCAACCTGCAGAATCTATAAACACAAATAAAAAGGACTATAAATCGTTGAGTCAGATGAAGGGTAGGAAACGGAAACGTCAGTCGAATTACCACGATGATGTTCAGCCCACGACGTCGCAAATCGATTTATCAACGCCGGTACCTTTTCTACATAAAAAAGCCCAGCCAAATCACAAGCAAGACGGAAAAAATGTCAGGTCAGATACACCTCGAAAACAGAAACCAAGAAGCCGATCAAATTTTGTGGAGGACGTACCTCATGGTGAAAATAACGTTGGACCTTCCTTCAAAGCTATGAG AAACAACACGAAGCGCGAGAAGCAAGCAAACCGGAATAATTTGGCAAGCCGAGGTATGCTGCCGGAGCAATCGTTTGATTATAAAAATGTTGACTTTAGTAGTTTTCAAGGAGGCAGTCGCACGCAAAATCGTGGGCAGTTACCTTTCCAGGCCCAGAACAAG aaaaaaaatttcagaggaAATCGAGGAAAAGGAAACAGGGGTAAGAAGCAAAAATGGAACTGA
- the LOC105687088 gene encoding pancreatic triacylglycerol lipase-like: protein MTVLRICLFGIISCLLFADKFSDAVTSYNLTISTNRSLIRYHWDNDENITSNWTNESSTTGNKNVTSILRRDEIDCFGLGSTVAWGLHWFLVGSCKECSSLDVRFYLTSRQQPQRVEVLVGKQFGLEWTDFQIERRTVIIVHGFLSHSNETWIKNMEKAFTLWGDVNVIVVDWSAGGNSWNYYKAVVLTKSVGHKITRFLGQIVNSTLDSGNTDSSNWGPIHLVGHSLGAHICGFVSHNFKRAQDKWIIKRITGLDPAQPCFNANDLTMQLDKTDAPFVDVIHTNGRLLSRLGLGLPAAIGHADFYPNGGMKQPGCFILDTSFFSYLPISKSKIEETICSHGRSYMYLTESLINAASHNCTFWAHHWDMTYRGALHALQLPCAANNCSQMGITAEEHPQRGTFYVATAERSPFCVGDLGFGKENLIYLTEDLAGELDD, encoded by the exons ATGACTGTGCTTCGCATATGTTTGTTCGGTATCATTTCGTGTTTACTCTTTGCTGATAAGTTTTCTGATGCTGTAACATCATATAATCTCACAATATCAACAAATAGAAGTCTGATACGATACCATTGGGATAATGACGAAAATATTACTAGCAACTGGACCAACGAATCGAGTACAACAGGAAACAAAAATGTAACAAGTATTCTTCGAAGAGATGAGATAGATTGTTTCGGATTGGGATCTACTGTTGCATGGGGATTGCACTGGTTTTTGGTCGGGAGTTGCAAAGAATGCAGCTCTTTGGATGTGAGGTTTTACTTAACATCGAGGCAACAACCCCAAAGAGTCGAAGTGTTAGTTGGAAAACAATTTGGTTTGGAATGGACCGACTTTCAAATAGAAAGGAGGACCGTTATCATAGTTCACGGGTTTTTGTCACACAGTAATGAAACCTGGattaaaaatatggaaaaggCTTTCACTTTGTGG GGTGACGTGAACGTTATCGTCGTTGATTGGAGTGCTGGAGGGAACTCGTGGAATTACTACAAGGCTGTTGTCCTCACCAAATCTGTTGGCCATAAAATTACGAG GTTCCTAGGTCAGATAGTTAATTCCACCTTGGATAGTGGTAACACAGATTCGAGCAATTGGGGCCCTATCCATCTGGTAGGTCACAGTTTGGGAGCTCATATATGTGGCTTTGTGTCCCACAACTTTAAGCGTGCACAAGATAAGTGGATTATCAAAAGAATAACTGGTTTAGATCCTGCGCAACCATGTTTCAATGCAAACGATTTAACTATGCAATTAGACAAAACAGACGCACCATTTGTCGACGTCATCCACACGAACGGTCGCCTATTATCGCGTTTGGGGCTTGGTTTGCCAGCAGCAATAG GGCATGCCGATTTTTATCCGAATGGGGGCATGAAGCAGCCGGGCTGCTTTATATTGGATACTTCGTTTTTCAGTTACCTACCGATATCAAAATCAA aaattgaagaaactaTATGTAGTCACGGTCGTTCCTACATGTATCTCACGGAATCATTGATCAATGCCGCATCGCACAATTGCACCTTTTGGGCACACCATTGGGACATGACCTATAGGGGTGCACTACATGCCCTCCAGTTACCATGCGCTGCAAACAACTGTTCTCAAATGGGGATTACAGCAGAAGAGCATCCACAGCGTGGTACTTTCTACGTTGCAACTGCTGAGCGGTCCCCATTTTGTG TTGGCGATCTCGGGTtcggaaaagaaaatctcATTTACCTCACAGAAGACCTTGCAGGTGAGTTGGATGATTAG